One Miscanthus floridulus cultivar M001 chromosome 11, ASM1932011v1, whole genome shotgun sequence DNA window includes the following coding sequences:
- the LOC136493174 gene encoding protein HEAT INTOLERANT 4-like produces the protein MAHPRGKKRTAPQAAATDSVEPEAAAGAPSKPEAAAAATEPATRGRGKRVKAPPKPKPETDYFPEKRNLEDLWLSAFPVGTEWENIDKIKEFNWSFENLEKALEEGGELHGKTVYMFGSTEPQLFDVNGESKIVLIPIVVVVDCPFPPSDKIGINSVQRENEEIVPMKAMKMAWVPYVPFEDRLSRIDSLKTKIFTLGCTQRRSALKHLKIERVKKFDYCMPYYMPLQPLEDEDDTVINFLYPLEPPIVDEFDWEMDDYEDFADQKAQEGSLPEGEKEKFKEFLKEKVRERKRELKQAKEARKKAIDDMDPKMKEAFENIKFYKFYPVKTPDTPDVNNVKARYINRYYRNAHYLM, from the exons ATGGCGCACCCGAGGGGTAAGAAGCGCACGGCGCCCCAGGCGGCCGCCACTGATTCGGTCGAGCCGGAGGCCGCCGCCGGTGCTCCGAGCAagccggaggcggcggcggcggcgacggagccGGCAACTCGGGGGCGGGGGAAGCGCGTCAAGGCGCCGCCCAAGCCCAAGCCCGAGACGGACTACTTCCCCGAGAAGAGAAACCTG GAGGATCTCTGGTTATCTGCTTTCCCAGTTGGTACTGAG TGGGAAAACATTGATAAGATAAAGGAGTTCAACTGGAGCTTCGAAAATTTAGAG AAAGCCTTAGAAGAAGGGGGAGAGCTTCATGGGAAAACAGTTTATATGTTTGGAAGTACCGAGC CCCAGCTATTTGATGTTAATGGAGAATCAAAGATAGTGCTTATTCCAATCGTAGTTGTT GTAGACTGCCCTTTCCCTCCATCAGACAAAATTGGCATAAACTCAGTCCAAAGGGAAAATGAGGAAATCGTGCCAATGAAGGCGATGAAGATGGCATGGGTGCCTTATGTTCCATTTGAGGACCG GCTTAGCAGGATTGACAGTTTGAAAACAAAAATATTCACTCTCGGATGCACGCAGCGAAG GTCTGCGCTGAAGCATCTCAAAATTGAGAGAGTCAAGAAGTTTGATTACTGCATGCCTT ACTATATGCCACTGCAGCCTCTTGAAGACGAGGATGACACAGTTATCAATTTCTTATATCCTCTAGAACCCCCG ATAGTAGATGAGTTTGACTGGGAAATGGATGATTACGAG GATTTTGCAGATCAGAAAGCCCAAGAAGGTAGCCTGCCAGAGGGTGAGAAAGAAAAATTCAAG GAGTTCCTCAAGGAGAAGGTTAGAGAAAGGAAGAGAGAGCTGAAACAG GCTAAAGAAGCCAGGAAGAAAGCTATCGATGATATGGACCCTAAAATGAAAGAAGCATTCGAGAATATCaaattttacaaattttatcctgTAAAAACCCCAGACACGCCTGATGTAAACAATGTAAAG GCTAGGTACATCAACAGATACTACAGGAATGCCCATTATCTGATGTAA
- the LOC136492014 gene encoding uncharacterized protein: MAADIGYWLVTIPVRVVLGVVLAVIILVVIVVVAFIVFVCATNLSAWWRSPRMRLLRLGGVTTLRRRLGYLCTMCRDSMEAGEKVRTLSCDHVFHCSGTVKCGLGIDAWLLAGNAMSWQSCPICRQVPHPVLPWKLPPPSSPAPSSPQTSDSDSEEELLFLSHWFDETLPE; encoded by the coding sequence ATGGCCGCCGACATCGGCTATTGGCTGGTGACCATCCCCGTCCGCGTGGTGCTCGGCGTCGTCCTTGCCGTCATCATCCTGGTCGTGATCGTCGTTGTTGCCTTCATCGTTTTCGTGTGCGCCACCAATCTCAGTGCGTGGTGGCGATCGCCGCGGATGCGGCTTCTCAGGCTCGGCGGCGTCACCACCCTGAGGCGGAGGCTGGGCTACCTCTGCACCATGTGCCGCGACAGTATGGAGGCCGGCGAGAAGGTCCGCACGCTCTCCTGCGACCACGTGTTCCACTGCAGCGGCACCGTCAAGTGCGGGCTCGGCATCGACGCATGGCTTCTCGCCGGAAATGCGATGTCCTGGCAGTCCTGCCCAATCTGCCGCCAGGTTCCCCATCCCGTGCTGCCGTGGAAGCTGCCACCGCCATCGTCGCCAGCGCCGTCTTCGCCGCAGACGTCGGACTCGGACTCGGAGGAGGAGTTGCTGTTTCTGTCGCACTGGTTCGACGAAACACTACCGGAGTAG